A single Clavibacter nebraskensis NCPPB 2581 DNA region contains:
- a CDS encoding APC family permease — translation MTPDPQAPESSPAKRLLIGEKLASDKLEGQLLPKHLALPIFASDPLSSVAYAPQELLLILTLGGLAFLSFAPWVAACVVILLVVVVLSYRQLIKAYPSGGGDYEVAHKNLGEKAGLVVASALLVDYILTVAVSVASGVDNIISAIPEIAPFRVEIAVFFVALLAAVNLRGVRESSKAFAVPTYLFIASVGLMIVVGLVRTALGDPPVAESAAYTVETPSLSQVAFILLLLRAFSSGCSALTGVEAISNGVPAFRTPKVKNAQATLVIMGGTAIVLFVGLTTLALIAQVHYGEHPCDLIGWTGCATEPQKSLMAQVAGATFGNGSVMFYLLQATTAAVLLLAANTAFNGFPLLGSVLAKDAYAPKSLLTRGDRLVYSNGMLLLALGATLILVVYQANLTQLIQLYIIGVFVSFTLGQTGMVVHWTRMLREGCANRGEVIRGLAINAFGALLTALVLIVVTITKFTHGAWLVFAIMPVLFLLMLGVNRYYRDVEKEIEVDPVTVFGSTGDHAVVLVGRMQKPVLKALDYAIAANHDSIEAVHVSVDDEATKLLERQWIEMEIEMPLRIVASPYRDISFPLIKYLKSRRAEHGSEIITVYTPVYIVGHWWETLLHNHKARRIRQKLLLVHGVTLALVPWLLDSSELIYGRRSRPVPGQDRRGEPVRPAVRRSGPPPTTPVKHTSGRRTP, via the coding sequence GTGACTCCGGACCCCCAGGCACCCGAGAGCAGTCCCGCCAAGCGGCTGCTCATCGGCGAGAAGCTCGCCAGCGACAAGCTCGAGGGCCAGCTGCTCCCCAAGCACCTCGCGCTCCCCATCTTCGCGAGCGACCCGCTCAGCTCGGTCGCGTACGCGCCGCAGGAGCTGCTCCTCATCCTCACGCTCGGCGGCCTCGCGTTCCTGAGCTTCGCGCCGTGGGTCGCGGCCTGCGTCGTGATCCTGCTGGTCGTCGTGGTGCTCAGCTACCGCCAGCTCATCAAGGCCTACCCGTCGGGCGGCGGCGACTACGAGGTCGCCCACAAGAACCTCGGCGAGAAGGCCGGCCTCGTCGTCGCGTCCGCGCTCCTCGTCGACTACATCCTCACGGTGGCGGTGTCGGTCGCCTCCGGCGTCGACAACATCATCAGCGCGATCCCCGAGATCGCGCCGTTCCGCGTCGAGATCGCGGTGTTCTTCGTGGCGCTCCTCGCGGCCGTCAACCTCCGGGGCGTGCGCGAGTCGAGCAAGGCCTTCGCGGTGCCCACGTACCTCTTCATCGCGAGCGTGGGCCTCATGATCGTCGTCGGCCTCGTCCGCACGGCCCTCGGCGACCCGCCCGTCGCCGAGTCCGCCGCCTACACGGTCGAGACCCCGAGCCTGTCACAGGTCGCCTTCATCCTCCTGCTGCTCCGCGCGTTCTCGAGCGGCTGCTCCGCGCTCACGGGCGTCGAGGCCATCTCCAACGGCGTCCCCGCGTTCCGCACGCCCAAGGTCAAGAACGCGCAGGCCACCCTCGTGATCATGGGCGGCACGGCCATCGTGCTGTTCGTCGGCCTCACGACCCTCGCGCTCATCGCGCAGGTGCACTACGGCGAGCACCCGTGCGACCTCATCGGCTGGACCGGGTGCGCCACGGAGCCGCAGAAGAGCCTCATGGCGCAGGTCGCCGGGGCCACGTTCGGCAACGGCAGCGTGATGTTCTACCTGCTGCAGGCGACGACCGCCGCGGTGCTGCTCCTGGCGGCCAACACTGCGTTCAACGGCTTCCCGCTGCTCGGCTCCGTGCTCGCGAAGGACGCCTACGCCCCCAAGTCGCTGCTCACCCGCGGCGACCGCCTCGTCTACAGCAACGGCATGCTGCTGCTGGCGCTCGGCGCGACGCTCATCCTCGTCGTCTACCAGGCGAACCTCACGCAACTCATCCAGCTCTACATCATCGGCGTCTTCGTGTCGTTCACGCTCGGGCAGACGGGCATGGTCGTGCACTGGACCCGCATGCTCCGCGAGGGCTGCGCGAACCGCGGCGAGGTGATCCGCGGCCTCGCCATCAACGCGTTCGGAGCGCTGCTCACGGCGCTCGTGCTCATCGTCGTCACCATCACCAAGTTCACGCACGGCGCCTGGCTCGTGTTCGCGATCATGCCGGTGCTGTTCCTCCTCATGCTCGGCGTGAACCGCTACTACCGCGACGTGGAGAAGGAGATCGAGGTCGACCCCGTCACGGTCTTCGGCTCCACGGGCGACCACGCGGTCGTGCTCGTCGGCCGGATGCAGAAGCCGGTCCTCAAGGCGCTCGACTACGCCATCGCCGCCAACCACGACAGCATCGAGGCGGTGCACGTCTCCGTCGACGACGAGGCGACCAAGCTGCTCGAGCGCCAGTGGATCGAGATGGAGATCGAGATGCCGCTGCGCATCGTCGCCTCCCCCTACCGCGACATCAGCTTCCCGCTCATCAAGTACCTGAAGTCCCGCCGGGCCGAGCACGGCAGCGAGATCATCACGGTCTACACGCCCGTCTACATCGTCGGCCACTGGTGGGAGACGCTGCTGCACAACCACAAGGCCCGACGGATCCGCCAGAAGCTGCTCCTCGTGCACGGCGTCACGCTGGCGCTGGTGCCGTGGCTGCTCGACTCGTCGGAGCTCATCTACGGCCGTCGGTCGCGGCCGGTGCCCGGGCAGGATCGCCGTGGCGAGCCCGTGCGCCCCGCCGTCCGCCGATCCGGCCCGCCGCCGACGACGCCCGTGAAGCACACGAGCGGCCGAAGGACGCCCTAG